A region from the Vicia villosa cultivar HV-30 ecotype Madison, WI linkage group LG3, Vvil1.0, whole genome shotgun sequence genome encodes:
- the LOC131593398 gene encoding uncharacterized protein LOC131593398, with protein sequence MEEDLDFGKKVSINDTMEVIDPSKIVLLLRDFLDIQQRRAQAYSKLKSGFSDYMTSGGELAYQQLCSGITKEFNDCSKQVLEIESLFQSPDYSRDDLAQILRAVQDQEKQKLHLTATIQLLKKAGRPSERLVSHDNCKFTKHTEHECVHVKEITEASGTEEAEADAEFDNALNEAIRGVQDAVMVINEHLEEVRYEIAALEAE encoded by the exons ATGGAAGAGGATTTGGATTTTGGGAAGAAGGTTTCGATAAACGACACAATGGAAGTGATTGATCCATCCAAAATCGTTCTTCTGCTTCGCGATTTTCTCGATATACAACAACGCAGAGCCCAAGCTTATTCCAAACTCAAAAG TGGATTTTCTGACTACATGACTTCTGGAGGAGAGTTGGCTTACCAGCAGCTTTGCAGTGGAATCACTAAAGAGTTTAATGATTGCTCAAAACAA GTCCTCGAAATAGAGTCACTATTTCAGAGTCCTGACTATAGCCGCGATGATCTAGCACAAATCCTTAGAGCTGTTCAAGATCAGGAAAAGCAAAAACTGCATCTG ACAGCTACCATTCAGCTGTTAAAGAAAGCTGGTCGGCCATCTGAACGACTGGTGAGCCATGACAATTGCAAATTTACAAAGCATACAGAGCATGAGTGTGTTCATGTCAAGGAAATCACTGAAGCTTCTGGGACTGAAGAAGCAGAAGCGGATGCTGAGTTTGATAATGCTCTCAACGAAGCTATTAGAGGTGTCCAGGATGCTGTGATGGTCATAAATGAACATCTAGAAGAAGTCAGATATGAGATTGCAGCACTTGAAGCAGAGTGA